In a single window of the Sediminicoccus sp. KRV36 genome:
- a CDS encoding sulfite oxidase, with product MLQQASLGTPKPGLTSLADPALNQETPPHLLRTPLTPTPLFFVRNNGTLPAVAPAAGPDWQLELTGLVHRPLRLSLAELRARFPVVEMTAVLECAGNGRSAFAPPVPGLAWGHGAVGCARWTGVRLADLLAEAGLREGAVYLAHESPDHVIGKPDQPALSRGLPIAKALAPETLLAFGMNGAPLDPLHGFPLRIVAPGYPGSAWQKWLTRLEVRDREHDGAKMTGLDYRMPRTPLSPDETPDPAQFDVITDMPVKSLITEPAQDFRASGPIIVGGFAWSGAVPVAKVDISADGGATWQRASLEQAAGPWAWRRFTAFTLLPAHGEVELIARATDAAGQSQPMEPLWNPRGYLNNAVHRIRGRVV from the coding sequence ATGTTGCAACAGGCTTCCCTCGGTACCCCCAAGCCCGGCCTGACCAGCCTGGCCGATCCCGCGCTCAACCAGGAAACGCCGCCGCATCTGCTGCGGACGCCCCTGACGCCGACGCCGCTGTTCTTCGTGCGCAACAACGGCACGCTTCCCGCCGTGGCGCCGGCGGCCGGGCCGGATTGGCAGCTGGAACTGACCGGCCTGGTGCATCGCCCGCTCCGGCTCAGCCTGGCTGAGCTGCGCGCCCGGTTTCCCGTGGTGGAGATGACGGCGGTGCTGGAATGCGCCGGCAATGGGCGCAGCGCCTTCGCGCCCCCCGTGCCGGGCCTGGCCTGGGGCCATGGCGCGGTGGGCTGCGCGCGATGGACGGGCGTTCGCCTCGCCGATCTTCTGGCTGAGGCCGGCCTGCGGGAGGGGGCGGTCTATCTGGCGCATGAAAGCCCCGACCACGTGATCGGCAAGCCCGATCAGCCGGCCTTGTCGCGCGGGTTGCCCATCGCCAAGGCGCTCGCGCCCGAGACGCTGCTGGCCTTTGGCATGAATGGCGCGCCGCTCGATCCGCTGCACGGCTTTCCGCTGCGCATCGTCGCCCCCGGCTATCCCGGCTCGGCCTGGCAGAAATGGCTCACGCGACTGGAGGTGCGGGACCGTGAGCATGATGGCGCCAAGATGACCGGCCTCGACTACCGCATGCCGCGCACCCCGCTCAGCCCGGATGAGACGCCCGATCCCGCGCAGTTCGACGTGATCACCGACATGCCGGTGAAGAGCCTCATCACCGAACCGGCCCAGGACTTCCGGGCGAGCGGGCCGATCATCGTCGGCGGCTTCGCCTGGAGCGGGGCCGTGCCGGTGGCGAAGGTGGATATCTCGGCCGATGGCGGTGCCACCTGGCAACGCGCCTCCCTGGAGCAGGCCGCGGGCCCCTGGGCCTGGCGCCGCTTCACCGCCTTCACGCTGCTGCCTGCCCATGGGGAGGTGGAGCTGATCGCCCGCGCCACCGATGCGGCGGGGCAGAGCCAGCCGATGGAGCCGCTCTGGAATCCGCGCGGCTACCTGAATAATGCCGTCCACCGCATCCGCGGCCGGGTGGTCTGA
- a CDS encoding Rrf2 family transcriptional regulator: protein MLTQRAKYGLRALCILAGDMPGRETMPIHEVAERGHIPQKFLEAILLDLRRHGFVASRRGKAGGYALARPAGEFSVGDIIRALDGPLAPIPCASLTAYRPCSDCLDPPSCEIRRLMRQVRDATAQLLDGTSLAALVASRLPLVDAE, encoded by the coding sequence ATGCTGACCCAAAGGGCGAAATACGGGCTGCGGGCCCTGTGCATCCTGGCTGGCGACATGCCGGGGCGCGAGACGATGCCCATCCATGAGGTGGCCGAGCGCGGCCATATCCCTCAGAAATTCCTGGAAGCCATCCTGCTCGATCTGCGCCGGCACGGCTTCGTCGCCAGCCGGCGCGGCAAGGCGGGCGGCTATGCGCTGGCCCGGCCGGCCGGGGAATTCTCGGTGGGGGATATCATCCGGGCGCTGGATGGGCCGCTGGCGCCGATCCCTTGCGCCAGCCTCACCGCCTATCGCCCGTGCAGCGACTGCCTGGACCCGCCCAGCTGTGAAATCCGCCGCCTGATGCGCCAGGTGCGCGACGCCACGGCCCAGCTGCTGGACGGCACGAGCCTGGCTGCCCTGGTCGCTTCACGCCTGCCCCTGGTGGACGCGGAGTGA
- a CDS encoding cellulose synthase subunit BcsC-related outer membrane protein, translated as MDILIRQAERWLGLERFDLAASSIERALAAEPRNTQALAVAARIEAARGNRTAAAGITARLREAGGTEEQRATAETALRAASIDRNAIEEARRLARDGRNEEAAARYRQIFGAAGPPPAYQQEYFSVIAGTRAGAEEGRRGLARLAESPGATPRARLNFAQTQTFQPGTRQDGIRRLAPLVNDPEVGEEARRAWRQALLWSAAEPGYAPLVQAYLQRYPNDTELRQAQQAALAAAPRPDPGATLRQEGFQRLEAGGTAGLRESSRQFEAALAANPRDADALGGLGIVRLRENRPAEARQLLERAVAADPSRAAQWQSALDGAAYGLELAEARTALRRNDVDAADNIARSAARRSVEDRTDAEVLLGQVALRRGDPAAAEQRFRTALSRRPGFAPAREGLAQALRAQGRLAELPRIAGAAPPPGEGGPAPSAGPVNQLRSEASRSTDPFVAEALLRQAMTSAPNDPWLRLDLARALRRQGQLVQARTVLEELVVRDPRPDSLFAAALFADEEGRIADADAFLNRIPPASRSPDMSRLQARIRTQRDVQRAAQGLGRSTADARVQLLTIAARPDPTGSTAAAVIRAFGDANDRFGAAEAARVGEAANRMAGPQARLAIAGALLGAGLDGEAAALADQLDGTGTLTAEQRRDVASLRAGIAVRSSDRLNAEGNQAQAFERLRPTLDRDPENTDANLALARLYQGAREPREAQRIAEAMLARNPRNFDARQGAIDAALTLRQRSRAEALLAEGQEIFPRESRMSLLEARVARTFNQDDRARRALETAAAQRRAELGQVAGVPAGVATAGPGGQPNPFLRPGAASPLPVVAGGTPQPTDRLSREIAQEMASLEEQTAPRVTLAGTLRQRSGSSGLDRLLDLRAPLEAEFTPPLIGGRVTTNVTAISLDSGTLGTNANTQQRFGTGSLYNAVQNPRSTAAGVGLGMTYRRGDSFRFDVGSSPLGFPTSTMLGGVELAPQIGTARIRLTGERRSVEDSLLSWAGQRDQFSGRNWGNVVRTGGRAQIELPLGPGYVYAGGGYSVFEGQNVASNARIEGGAGFSYPIIRGASGDLSVGTDLVYFAYDRNQSQFTYGSGGYFSPQAYTAFNVPVDFRGRSGDFTYRLGATAGYAVFRQEATPYFPNDPALQRQLVARAATSTTPLLTGVPTQNQQNFVGGLRADMDYAITPRINLGAGFRYDKAADWDETRVFIRLQSRF; from the coding sequence GTGGACATCCTGATCCGACAAGCTGAGCGGTGGCTCGGGCTGGAGAGGTTTGACCTCGCCGCCTCCTCGATCGAGCGCGCCCTGGCGGCCGAGCCCCGGAACACCCAGGCCCTCGCGGTGGCGGCCCGGATCGAGGCGGCGCGCGGCAATCGCACGGCGGCGGCCGGCATCACCGCCCGCCTGCGCGAGGCTGGCGGCACGGAGGAGCAGCGCGCCACGGCCGAGACCGCCCTTCGCGCGGCCTCGATTGACCGCAACGCCATCGAGGAAGCACGGCGCCTGGCGCGGGATGGCCGCAATGAGGAGGCCGCCGCGCGCTACCGGCAGATTTTCGGCGCGGCCGGCCCGCCACCCGCCTACCAGCAGGAGTATTTCTCGGTCATCGCCGGCACGCGGGCGGGTGCCGAAGAAGGCCGGCGCGGCCTGGCACGGCTCGCCGAGAGCCCCGGCGCGACACCACGCGCGCGGCTGAACTTTGCCCAGACCCAGACCTTCCAGCCCGGCACGCGGCAGGATGGCATTCGCCGCCTGGCCCCCCTCGTCAATGATCCGGAAGTGGGGGAGGAGGCCCGGCGCGCCTGGCGCCAGGCGCTGCTCTGGAGCGCGGCCGAGCCGGGCTACGCGCCGCTGGTGCAAGCCTATCTCCAGCGCTATCCCAATGACACGGAGCTGCGGCAGGCGCAGCAGGCGGCCCTGGCGGCCGCCCCGCGCCCCGACCCGGGTGCCACGCTGCGCCAGGAGGGTTTCCAGCGCCTGGAAGCCGGCGGCACGGCTGGCCTGCGTGAGAGTTCGCGGCAATTCGAAGCGGCTCTTGCCGCCAATCCGCGCGATGCGGATGCGTTGGGGGGCCTCGGTATCGTGCGCCTGCGCGAGAACCGTCCGGCCGAGGCGCGGCAATTGCTGGAGCGCGCGGTGGCGGCGGATCCATCGCGCGCGGCGCAATGGCAATCGGCGCTGGATGGCGCCGCCTATGGGCTGGAACTGGCCGAGGCGCGCACAGCACTCCGCCGCAATGACGTGGATGCGGCGGATAACATCGCCCGCAGCGCCGCGCGCCGCAGCGTCGAGGACCGCACCGATGCCGAGGTGCTGCTGGGCCAGGTGGCGCTGCGGCGGGGTGATCCGGCGGCGGCGGAGCAGCGCTTCCGCACGGCCCTGTCACGCCGCCCCGGCTTCGCTCCGGCGCGCGAGGGGCTGGCCCAGGCCCTGCGCGCCCAGGGGCGACTGGCCGAGCTGCCCCGCATCGCCGGCGCGGCCCCGCCGCCGGGCGAGGGCGGCCCCGCGCCCTCCGCCGGTCCGGTCAATCAATTGCGCAGCGAGGCGTCCCGCAGCACCGATCCCTTCGTGGCCGAGGCGCTGCTGCGCCAGGCGATGACCAGTGCGCCCAATGACCCCTGGCTGCGGCTCGATCTCGCGCGCGCGCTGCGGCGCCAGGGCCAGCTGGTGCAGGCGCGCACCGTGCTGGAGGAGCTGGTGGTGCGTGATCCGCGCCCGGACAGCCTCTTCGCCGCAGCACTCTTCGCCGATGAGGAGGGCCGCATCGCCGATGCGGATGCTTTCCTCAACCGCATCCCGCCCGCCTCGCGCAGCCCGGACATGTCGCGCCTGCAGGCGCGCATCCGCACCCAGCGGGATGTGCAGCGGGCGGCCCAGGGCCTGGGCCGCAGCACCGCCGATGCGCGGGTGCAATTGCTGACCATCGCCGCCCGCCCGGACCCGACCGGCAGCACGGCGGCCGCCGTGATCCGCGCCTTTGGCGATGCCAATGACCGCTTCGGCGCGGCAGAGGCGGCGCGGGTGGGCGAAGCCGCCAACCGCATGGCCGGGCCACAGGCACGGCTGGCCATCGCCGGCGCCCTGCTGGGCGCGGGGCTGGATGGCGAGGCGGCCGCCCTGGCCGACCAGCTGGACGGCACCGGCACCCTGACCGCCGAGCAGCGGCGGGACGTCGCCTCGCTGCGCGCCGGGATCGCCGTGCGCTCCTCCGATCGGTTGAACGCCGAGGGCAACCAGGCGCAGGCCTTCGAGCGCCTCCGCCCGACGCTGGATCGGGACCCCGAGAATACCGACGCCAACCTCGCCTTGGCGCGCCTCTACCAGGGGGCGAGGGAGCCGCGCGAGGCGCAGCGGATCGCCGAAGCCATGCTGGCCCGCAACCCGCGCAATTTCGATGCAAGGCAGGGTGCCATCGATGCGGCGCTGACGCTGCGCCAGCGCAGCCGGGCCGAGGCGCTGCTGGCCGAGGGGCAGGAGATCTTCCCGCGCGAGAGCCGGATGTCCCTGCTGGAAGCCCGCGTGGCCCGCACCTTCAACCAGGATGACCGCGCCCGCCGCGCGCTGGAAACCGCCGCAGCACAGCGCCGCGCGGAACTCGGCCAGGTGGCCGGCGTGCCAGCGGGCGTGGCCACGGCCGGGCCGGGCGGGCAGCCCAATCCCTTCCTGCGCCCTGGCGCCGCCTCGCCCCTGCCGGTGGTCGCGGGCGGGACGCCGCAGCCGACGGACCGCCTCTCGCGCGAGATCGCGCAGGAAATGGCCTCGCTGGAGGAGCAGACGGCGCCGCGCGTCACCCTCGCGGGCACCCTGCGGCAGCGCTCGGGCAGTTCAGGGCTGGATCGCCTGCTTGATCTGCGCGCCCCGCTGGAGGCGGAGTTCACGCCACCGCTCATCGGTGGCCGCGTGACCACCAATGTCACGGCGATCTCGCTCGATTCCGGCACGCTGGGCACGAACGCGAACACGCAGCAGCGCTTCGGCACCGGGTCGCTCTACAACGCGGTGCAGAACCCGCGCAGCACGGCGGCGGGGGTGGGCCTCGGCATGACCTATCGGCGCGGTGATTCCTTCCGCTTCGATGTCGGCTCCTCGCCGCTCGGCTTTCCGACCTCCACGATGCTGGGTGGTGTCGAGCTGGCGCCGCAGATCGGCACGGCGCGCATCCGCCTGACGGGCGAACGGCGTTCGGTCGAGGACAGCCTGCTCTCCTGGGCCGGCCAGCGGGACCAGTTCAGCGGGCGGAACTGGGGCAATGTGGTCCGCACGGGCGGGCGCGCGCAGATCGAACTGCCGCTTGGCCCGGGCTATGTCTATGCCGGGGGCGGATATTCGGTCTTCGAAGGCCAGAATGTTGCCAGCAATGCCCGCATCGAGGGTGGTGCCGGCTTTTCCTATCCGATCATCCGCGGGGCGAGCGGCGACCTCAGCGTCGGGACCGACCTCGTCTATTTCGCCTATGACCGGAACCAGAGCCAGTTCACCTATGGCAGCGGCGGCTATTTCAGCCCGCAAGCCTACACCGCCTTCAATGTCCCGGTGGATTTCCGTGGCCGTTCGGGGGACTTCACCTATCGGCTGGGCGCGACGGCGGGCTATGCCGTCTTCCGGCAGGAGGCCACGCCCTATTTCCCGAATGACCCGGCCCTGCAGCGGCAACTCGTGGCACGGGCGGCGACCAGCACGACGCCGCTGCTGACCGGCGTGCCCACGCAGAACCAGCAGAATTTCGTGGGCGGATTGCGGGCGGATATGGACTACGCGATCACGCCACGCATCAATCTCGGCGCCGGCTTCCGCTACGACAAGGCGGCGGATTGGGATGAGACGCGGGTCTTCATCAGGCTGCAATCGCGCTTCTGA
- the bcsA gene encoding UDP-forming cellulose synthase catalytic subunit, whose product MSGARFSEYVQTFPGEAPFASRVQRLLAVTLGLLGAFFFITVPMEEEGQVWLTLGGIAMFMILNRNKSRKMGLILVVLSVMVTSRYLFWRATETLEFETVLQSILGTLLFGAEMFAGTLMTLSYIQTSYPLDRKPVPMPINPDVWPTVDIYVPSYNETLDLVRPTVLAAMNMDYPRDKLNVWILDDGRRPEFRDFAEECGCGYIIRPDNKGAKAGNLNHAMRHTTGEYIAIFDCDHAPTRAFLQLTLGWLIRDRRIALVQTPHHFYSPDPFERNLVRQRLVPNEGLLFYGAIQPGSDLWNASFFCGSCAVIRREALEEVGGVPHVTVTEDCHCALKMQQRGWHTAYIRIPLAAGLATERLALHIGQRLRWARGMLQIMRTENTLFAPGLKWMQRFCYFIAGFGFLFALPRVIFLTSPLAFLFFGESVIAASPVAIIAYAGSHMFHAIATTARLNGKHRHSFWSEIYEASLAVPLLPVTVLTLWDPSKGKFNVTDKGGILEAGYLDFRAVLPNLIMLALLSVGFAIGIWGSFTSDLGSLEGRAYLLNTIWAGLCLIPLAGSVAVGREREQSRVRARVEANLPGELILASGERLPTRSANLSLSGARLIIDRALGVAEGDEVQVAFETGGEIVALRAHVIRWDGNEVYLEFIIETLADEASVVRAFFGRPDAWLYWDHWPEDKPLRSLWTVVLASADAVFRKYRFGILRSAKPVAGLAKPQAPRVSDVVAPRRPNTAPPAAMPPPTAPRPVPAATAALLALGLFCGMPAGAQPIGAQPAGVPPGSAQPGAVQPSVAQSGTAQPGMAQPGFAAPQPPALPAPVLPSAMDAEGLPPGARIVTRTLKEMGLTGPMQLRGTNDLQGVLFGLRADEVVTQARVTVAGGASPALIPSLSQIALTLNDQFVGTIPMDAARQSFGPLEFPLDPLYFSEVNRLNFRFAGRYTTECNDALSGLLWATVSDLSTLQLRIERLPPSRDLSRLPEPIFDRRVLSGVVTVPMVLPEALGPAGLRAAAIAASWFSVQADYRGASFPVSRALPERGDAVVLAMGVDAVPGLTMPRVDGPTLALLPNPTDPFGTLLVIAGRSEADLVAAAQAMVAGRATLAGEIARVVPPTIPARQPYDSPRWIRTDQPVTFGSLIARDDLQSAGYAPGPIRIPVRTAPDLLTWRNRGFPVHVEYRSPAGPVIDVATSRLDAAFSGAYLRSFRLADPEWIPPLTAAADWLAEQLGFASATRSGRFVIPHYLVLGRDELQLRFDMRPLARGDCVAVPADVRAAIEPGSTVDLRRGYRYARMPNLGFFASSGFPFTRMADLSGTAVVLPERANPLELGAFLDVVGQLAATAGLASTGIQVVTPAGLASVAGRDLLVLGTLGRQPALGTLFRDTPIRIEADRLTLTAPDALQDIRSLFLDAPGSAERGRAATVLNEGSGEGLAALLGGESPLQAGRSVVAITGVTPAAIGQMVAALADPALAPRIQGDLAVLSGGRMESFRTASPYAVGSLPWWVRPQVWLAERPERMLMLMLGAAALIGVPFFWMLRRRSLSRLRARTNS is encoded by the coding sequence GTGAGCGGCGCGCGTTTCTCCGAATACGTCCAGACCTTCCCGGGTGAGGCGCCCTTCGCCAGCCGCGTGCAGCGCCTCCTCGCCGTCACGCTCGGGCTGCTGGGCGCCTTCTTCTTCATCACCGTGCCGATGGAGGAGGAGGGCCAGGTCTGGCTGACGCTGGGCGGCATTGCGATGTTCATGATCCTGAACCGCAACAAGTCCCGCAAGATGGGCCTGATCCTCGTTGTGCTCTCGGTCATGGTCACCTCGCGCTATCTGTTCTGGCGCGCGACCGAGACGCTGGAATTCGAGACGGTGCTGCAATCCATCCTGGGCACGCTGCTCTTTGGCGCCGAGATGTTCGCCGGCACGCTGATGACGCTCTCCTATATCCAGACGAGCTATCCGCTGGACCGCAAGCCGGTGCCCATGCCGATCAACCCCGATGTCTGGCCCACCGTGGACATCTACGTGCCGAGCTACAACGAGACGCTCGATCTGGTGCGCCCCACCGTGCTGGCCGCGATGAACATGGACTACCCGCGGGACAAGCTGAATGTCTGGATCCTGGATGATGGCCGCCGCCCGGAATTCCGGGACTTCGCCGAGGAATGCGGCTGCGGCTACATCATCCGGCCCGACAACAAGGGGGCCAAGGCGGGCAATCTCAACCACGCGATGCGCCACACCACCGGCGAATATATCGCCATCTTCGATTGCGACCACGCCCCCACGCGCGCCTTCCTGCAACTCACGCTGGGCTGGCTGATCCGCGACCGGCGCATCGCGCTGGTGCAGACGCCGCATCACTTCTACTCGCCCGATCCGTTCGAGCGGAACCTCGTGCGGCAACGCCTGGTGCCCAATGAGGGGCTGCTGTTCTACGGCGCCATCCAGCCTGGCAGCGATCTGTGGAATGCCTCTTTCTTCTGCGGCTCCTGCGCCGTGATCCGGCGTGAGGCGCTGGAGGAAGTCGGTGGTGTGCCGCATGTGACCGTGACCGAGGATTGCCATTGCGCGCTGAAGATGCAGCAGCGCGGCTGGCACACCGCCTACATCCGCATCCCGCTGGCCGCCGGCCTCGCAACCGAGCGCCTGGCCTTGCATATCGGCCAGCGGCTGCGCTGGGCGCGCGGCATGCTGCAGATCATGCGCACGGAAAACACGCTCTTTGCGCCCGGGCTGAAATGGATGCAGCGCTTCTGCTATTTCATCGCGGGCTTCGGCTTCCTGTTCGCGCTGCCGCGGGTGATCTTCCTCACCTCGCCACTCGCCTTCCTGTTCTTCGGCGAGAGCGTGATCGCGGCCAGTCCCGTCGCCATCATCGCCTATGCGGGCAGCCACATGTTCCACGCCATCGCCACCACGGCGCGGCTGAACGGCAAGCACCGGCACTCCTTCTGGTCGGAAATCTATGAGGCCTCGCTCGCGGTTCCCCTGCTGCCGGTGACGGTGCTGACGCTGTGGGACCCGTCGAAGGGCAAGTTCAACGTGACCGACAAGGGCGGCATCCTGGAGGCGGGCTATCTCGATTTCCGCGCCGTGCTGCCCAACCTCATCATGCTGGCGCTGCTCAGCGTCGGGTTCGCCATCGGCATCTGGGGCAGCTTCACGAGCGATCTCGGCAGCCTGGAGGGCCGCGCCTATCTGCTGAATACCATCTGGGCGGGGCTCTGCCTCATCCCGCTGGCCGGCAGCGTCGCCGTCGGGCGGGAGCGCGAGCAGTCCCGCGTGCGCGCCCGCGTCGAGGCCAACCTGCCCGGCGAACTCATCCTCGCCTCGGGCGAGCGGCTGCCGACGCGCAGCGCCAACCTCTCCCTCTCCGGCGCGCGGCTGATCATTGACCGCGCCCTGGGCGTGGCCGAGGGCGACGAGGTGCAGGTCGCCTTCGAGACGGGGGGCGAGATCGTCGCACTCCGCGCCCATGTCATCCGCTGGGATGGCAATGAGGTCTATCTGGAATTCATCATCGAAACCCTGGCTGACGAAGCTTCCGTGGTGCGGGCCTTTTTCGGCCGGCCCGATGCCTGGCTGTACTGGGATCATTGGCCCGAGGATAAACCGCTGCGCTCGCTCTGGACTGTTGTGCTGGCTTCGGCCGATGCCGTGTTCCGCAAATACCGCTTCGGCATCCTGCGCAGCGCCAAGCCGGTGGCTGGCCTCGCCAAGCCGCAGGCGCCGCGCGTTTCCGATGTTGTGGCGCCGCGCCGGCCCAATACGGCGCCGCCGGCCGCTATGCCCCCTCCCACTGCGCCCAGGCCCGTGCCGGCCGCCACCGCGGCCCTGCTGGCGCTGGGCCTCTTCTGCGGCATGCCGGCCGGCGCCCAGCCCATCGGCGCGCAACCGGCCGGGGTTCCGCCGGGTTCGGCGCAGCCCGGCGCCGTTCAACCGAGCGTGGCGCAATCAGGCACGGCGCAACCGGGCATGGCGCAGCCCGGCTTCGCCGCGCCGCAGCCGCCGGCCCTTCCCGCGCCCGTCCTGCCATCCGCCATGGATGCCGAGGGCCTGCCCCCTGGTGCCCGCATCGTCACCCGCACCCTGAAGGAAATGGGTCTCACCGGCCCCATGCAGCTGCGCGGCACCAATGACCTGCAGGGCGTGCTGTTCGGCCTGCGCGCCGATGAGGTGGTGACCCAGGCGCGGGTGACGGTGGCGGGCGGCGCCTCGCCCGCGCTGATCCCCTCGCTCAGCCAGATCGCGCTGACGCTGAATGATCAGTTTGTCGGCACCATTCCGATGGATGCGGCGCGGCAGAGCTTCGGCCCGCTCGAATTCCCGCTGGACCCACTCTATTTCAGCGAGGTGAACCGGCTGAATTTCCGCTTCGCCGGCCGCTACACCACCGAGTGCAATGACGCGCTTTCCGGCCTGCTCTGGGCCACCGTCTCCGATCTCTCGACCCTGCAGCTGCGCATCGAGCGCCTGCCGCCCTCCCGCGATCTCTCCCGCCTGCCGGAGCCGATCTTCGACCGCCGGGTGCTCTCGGGCGTGGTCACGGTGCCCATGGTGCTGCCCGAGGCGCTGGGGCCGGCCGGCTTGCGCGCCGCCGCCATCGCCGCCTCCTGGTTCTCGGTCCAGGCGGATTATCGCGGAGCCAGCTTCCCCGTCTCCCGCGCGTTGCCCGAGCGCGGCGATGCGGTGGTGCTGGCCATGGGCGTGGATGCCGTGCCGGGGCTGACCATGCCGCGCGTGGACGGCCCGACGCTGGCCCTGCTGCCCAACCCGACCGACCCCTTCGGCACCCTGCTCGTCATCGCCGGTCGCAGCGAGGCGGATCTGGTCGCCGCCGCCCAGGCCATGGTGGCCGGCCGCGCCACCCTCGCCGGTGAGATCGCGCGCGTGGTTCCGCCCACCATCCCGGCCCGGCAGCCCTATGATTCTCCCCGCTGGATCCGCACCGACCAGCCGGTCACCTTCGGCAGCCTGATCGCGCGGGACGATCTGCAATCGGCCGGCTACGCGCCGGGGCCCATCCGCATCCCGGTCCGCACCGCGCCGGACCTGCTGACCTGGCGCAATCGCGGCTTCCCGGTGCATGTGGAATATCGCTCGCCGGCTGGGCCAGTGATCGACGTGGCCACATCGCGGCTGGATGCGGCGTTTTCCGGGGCTTATCTCCGCTCCTTCCGGCTGGCGGACCCCGAATGGATTCCGCCGCTGACCGCCGCGGCGGACTGGCTGGCCGAACAATTGGGCTTTGCCTCCGCGACGCGCTCGGGGCGGTTCGTGATCCCGCATTACCTCGTGCTGGGGCGCGATGAGCTGCAATTGCGCTTCGACATGCGCCCGCTGGCGCGCGGCGATTGCGTCGCCGTGCCGGCCGATGTTCGCGCGGCGATCGAGCCGGGCAGCACGGTGGATCTTCGGCGCGGCTATCGCTACGCGCGCATGCCCAATCTGGGCTTCTTCGCCTCCTCGGGCTTTCCCTTCACCCGCATGGCCGATCTCTCGGGTACGGCGGTGGTCCTGCCGGAGCGCGCCAATCCGCTCGAACTCGGCGCCTTCCTGGATGTGGTGGGGCAATTGGCGGCGACGGCCGGGCTGGCCTCCACCGGCATCCAGGTGGTGACGCCGGCCGGGCTCGCTTCCGTCGCCGGGCGGGATCTGCTGGTGCTGGGCACGCTGGGCCGCCAGCCCGCACTCGGCACCTTGTTCCGCGACACGCCCATCCGCATCGAGGCGGACCGGCTGACACTCACCGCCCCCGATGCCTTGCAGGATATCCGCAGCCTGTTCCTCGATGCGCCCGGCAGTGCCGAGCGCGGCCGCGCCGCCACCGTGCTGAATGAGGGTTCGGGCGAGGGGCTGGCCGCCTTGCTGGGCGGCGAGAGCCCGCTGCAAGCGGGGCGCTCCGTCGTCGCGATCACGGGGGTGACGCCGGCCGCCATCGGCCAGATGGTGGCCGCCCTGGCCGATCCGGCCCTCGCGCCGCGCATCCAGGGGGACCTCGCGGTGCTGTCGGGCGGGCGGATGGAGAGCTTCCGCACCGCATCGCCCTATGCGGTGGGCAGCCTGCCCTGGTGGGTGCGGCCGCAGGTGTGGCTGGCGGAGCGGCCGGAGCGGATGCTGATGCTCATGCTGGGGGCCGCGGCGCTGATCGGCGTGCCTTTCTTCTGGATGTTGCGCCGCCGGTCACTTTCCAGGTTGCGTGCGCGCACGAATTCGTGA
- a CDS encoding tripartite tricarboxylate transporter substrate binding protein, with amino-acid sequence MQRFPLLALLLLTLTSPALAQGWPDRPLRLLVPFAPGGVTDSIGRLSAEFLGARLGQSVVVENRTGAGGAIAVEAVARSRADGYTLLTASASQMVMLPALARVPYDAARDFAPISIIGANPQVLAVAARIGVNTLPEFIAYLRANPGRVNYSSGGNGSSNHLAMALLLHRAGVSAEHVPYRGGAPAMQALLAGDVAAYFGNPSDIIPHQGGAAIRVIAVAGGERMSALPGVPTVAEQGFPDFRAETWNGIAAPAGTPDAAITRMADILGTACADAAFRGALERMGTVPVCSTPAQFRAAMERDGPQWAELVRVAAVRLE; translated from the coding sequence ATGCAGCGCTTTCCCCTTCTCGCCCTCCTCCTTCTCACCCTGACCAGCCCGGCCCTCGCGCAAGGCTGGCCGGACCGGCCGCTGCGCCTGCTGGTGCCCTTCGCACCGGGCGGGGTGACGGACAGCATCGGCCGGCTCAGCGCCGAGTTCCTTGGCGCGCGGCTCGGCCAATCCGTCGTGGTGGAGAACCGGACCGGCGCGGGTGGGGCGATCGCGGTGGAGGCGGTGGCGCGAAGCCGGGCCGATGGCTACACGCTGCTGACGGCCAGCGCCTCGCAGATGGTGATGCTGCCCGCCCTGGCCCGCGTGCCCTATGACGCCGCGCGTGATTTCGCGCCGATTTCCATCATCGGCGCCAATCCCCAGGTGCTGGCGGTCGCCGCCCGGATCGGGGTGAATACCCTGCCCGAATTCATCGCCTATCTGCGCGCCAATCCGGGCCGGGTGAATTATTCCAGCGGCGGCAACGGCTCCTCCAACCACCTGGCGATGGCGCTGCTGCTGCACCGCGCCGGCGTCTCGGCCGAGCATGTGCCGTATCGGGGCGGGGCGCCGGCCATGCAGGCGCTGCTGGCCGGCGATGTGGCAGCGTATTTCGGCAACCCCTCCGATATCATCCCGCATCAGGGCGGGGCGGCCATCCGCGTGATCGCAGTGGCGGGCGGGGAGCGCATGAGCGCCTTGCCCGGCGTGCCGACCGTGGCCGAGCAGGGCTTCCCCGATTTCCGTGCCGAGACCTGGAATGGCATCGCAGCACCGGCCGGCACGCCGGATGCGGCGATCACCCGCATGGCGGACATCCTCGGCACGGCCTGCGCCGATGCCGCCTTCCGTGGCGCGCTGGAGCGGATGGGCACCGTGCCGGTCTGCTCCACGCCCGCGCAATTCCGCGCGGCGATGGAGCGGGACGGGCCGCAATGGGCGGAGCTGGTGCGGGTGGCCGCGGTCCGGCTGGAATAA